Proteins from a genomic interval of Deltaproteobacteria bacterium:
- a CDS encoding ABC transporter ATP-binding protein/permease: protein MRHDTGYFEERILGKAYDVKLIGRLYPFSRPYRRLIVASILLVVLITLLDLAVPYITKVTIDRYIVPVLHDSGSSHRAAAEQNERLLEVDRQQPAVQAVVAKHPHLFSVQASRTVIRYADLKQLPVEEIVRLRHGDIVGVSLMALLFLVLIALNFGLNFIQKMVMEYTGHMIMHDLRMALFRHIQGMAISFFTKNPVGRLVTRATNDIQNMHELFTTVISLVFKDFFLLAGIAAVLLAMDWRLALASFAVFPLVIWSALLFSRRIRDVFRTIRIKVAEINTKFSETIEGLKVIQAFGREQNNVDEFAVLNHENYRAGMREIHVLAIFMPLIEVFGVATLAAVIFFGGRSVMGGSISLGVLVAFISYMRMFFRPIRDLAEKYNLLQNAMASAERLFLIMDSREEAEGTEARRAVDTTGGHSPADIHVREPFKELRFENVGFAYLPGEPLFKDLSWHVREGETVAIVGSTGSGKTSIINLITRFYDADSGRILWNGRDARSIPPGAVRSKLALVTQDPTLFSDSIKANIWRRKAHPSTREIEAVLTASNCAPLVARLPQGIETPLTGGGASLSSGERQLISIARAFASQPELIILDEATSYIDSRTEKDIQDALGALLRGRTAIVIAHRLSTIRQADRIMVLDRGCIIETGTHEGLMQQKGFYFRLNHQQTCIGSECFDNGL from the coding sequence CGATCTGGCGGTCCCGTACATCACCAAGGTCACCATCGACCGGTACATCGTGCCTGTTTTACACGATTCCGGCTCTTCCCATAGAGCAGCCGCCGAACAAAACGAGCGTCTGCTGGAAGTTGACCGGCAGCAGCCCGCCGTACAGGCGGTGGTGGCGAAACACCCGCACCTCTTTTCGGTGCAAGCCTCCCGGACCGTGATCCGGTATGCCGATCTGAAACAATTGCCGGTTGAGGAGATCGTACGACTGAGGCATGGTGACATCGTGGGCGTCAGCCTCATGGCGCTTTTATTCCTTGTGCTTATCGCTCTCAATTTCGGACTCAATTTTATCCAAAAAATGGTGATGGAATATACCGGCCACATGATCATGCACGACCTGAGAATGGCTCTATTTCGTCACATTCAGGGCATGGCGATCTCATTTTTCACTAAAAACCCGGTCGGACGCCTGGTGACCAGGGCAACCAATGACATTCAGAACATGCACGAGCTTTTCACGACCGTCATCTCACTCGTGTTCAAAGACTTTTTTCTGCTGGCGGGGATTGCCGCCGTGCTGTTGGCCATGGACTGGCGGCTGGCGCTGGCATCTTTTGCCGTCTTTCCCCTGGTGATCTGGTCGGCCCTGCTGTTCTCCCGCCGCATTCGGGACGTATTCAGAACGATCCGGATCAAAGTCGCCGAAATCAACACCAAATTTTCAGAAACCATCGAGGGCCTCAAGGTCATTCAGGCCTTCGGGCGCGAGCAGAACAATGTGGATGAATTCGCGGTCCTGAATCATGAAAATTATCGGGCCGGCATGCGTGAAATTCACGTGCTGGCCATATTCATGCCGCTGATCGAGGTGTTCGGCGTGGCCACGCTTGCCGCGGTGATATTTTTCGGTGGCCGGAGCGTCATGGGCGGCAGCATCAGCCTCGGTGTGCTGGTGGCCTTCATCTCCTACATGCGCATGTTCTTTCGGCCCATAAGGGATCTGGCCGAAAAGTACAATCTTTTGCAGAATGCCATGGCTTCCGCCGAGCGTCTTTTTCTCATCATGGACAGCAGAGAAGAGGCGGAAGGCACAGAAGCACGCCGGGCAGTCGACACAACCGGTGGGCATTCTCCGGCGGATATCCACGTGCGGGAACCGTTCAAAGAACTGCGTTTCGAAAACGTCGGTTTTGCCTATCTTCCCGGTGAACCGCTGTTCAAGGACCTCAGCTGGCACGTTCGTGAGGGGGAAACCGTCGCGATCGTCGGCTCCACGGGTTCCGGCAAGACATCCATCATCAACCTCATCACGCGCTTTTACGATGCAGACAGCGGCAGAATTCTCTGGAATGGCCGCGATGCCAGATCCATCCCCCCCGGTGCCGTAAGATCGAAATTGGCCCTGGTAACCCAGGACCCGACTCTTTTCTCGGATTCCATCAAGGCCAACATCTGGCGCCGCAAGGCGCATCCCTCGACCAGGGAGATAGAGGCGGTACTCACCGCCTCCAATTGTGCACCTCTCGTCGCGCGGCTGCCCCAGGGCATCGAAACGCCTCTTACGGGTGGTGGGGCCTCCCTTTCGAGCGGCGAGCGTCAGCTGATCTCCATCGCCCGGGCATTTGCCAGCCAGCCGGAACTGATTATTCTGGATGAAGCCACCTCCTACATCGATTCCCGCACCGAGAAAGATATTCAGGATGCCCTGGGCGCTCTTCTCCGCGGGCGCACCGCCATCGTGATCGCCCACCGGCTCTCCACGATCAGGCAAGCCGACAGAATCATGGTGCTCGATCGGGGCTGCATCATCGAAACCGGCACCCACGAGGGGTTGATGCAGCAGAAGGGGTTTTATTTCCGGTTGAACCATCAGCAGACGTGCATCGGTTCCGAGTGCTTTGACAATGGGTTATAA